A region from the Aphis gossypii isolate Hap1 chromosome 1, ASM2018417v2, whole genome shotgun sequence genome encodes:
- the LOC114126029 gene encoding uncharacterized protein LOC114126029 has protein sequence MKFEMTPYISNFNKLLVNYGEHIFLQLKIYQIKRSITNSKSACPSISWYIIVFVISSLMIKAVSGFEKWCLCNDYYSCPVVTDLIHVSNLEDRFHEFLICHFKEYWGYAYTTTSTICDILVIIAALIRNYHQLVYPWLCIKGITLIGEMLCILKEYCMNDCKPTTLQLVVLAHASYSWYFIYIWSS, from the exons ATGAAATTTGAAATGACGCCATACATTTCAAACTTTAACAAACTTTTGGTAAATTATggtgaacatatttttttacaattaaaaatatatcaa ATCAAAAGAAGTATAACAAACTCAAAGTCTGCGTGTCCGTCTATAAGTTGGTACATTATAGTCTTCGTTATATCATCACTG ATGATAAAGGCTGTAAGTGGTTTTGAAAAATGGTGTTTGTGTAACGACTATTATAGTTGTCCTGTTGTCACAGATTTAATACATGTATCAAATTTAGAAGATCGGTTTCACGAATTTC TCATATGTCATTTCAAAGAGTATTGGGGATATGCTTACACTACTACATCAACGATTTGTGATATTTTGGTGATTATTGCTGCTCTTATCCGG AATTATCATCAACTGGTATACCCGTGGCTATGTATTAAAGGAATAACTTTGATTGGGGAAatgttgtgtattttaaaGGAATACTGCATGAACGACTGTAAGCCAACTACGTTGCAGTTAGTAGTTTTAG cGCACGCATCTTACAGTtggtactttatttatatatggaGCTCATAA